The Flavobacterium sp. IMCC34852 genome contains the following window.
GCAAAAACTCTTCAATCTTATCTAGATCTGCTTCATACTGTGTAGCATAATCACGTAGAGGCTCTGTTTTATCATCATCTTTAGAGCAGGAAACTACCAGCAATACTAAGGTAAAGCAAGCTATAGTTTTTAAAAAATTATTCATTTTTGTTTGATTTTTGAGCACGCAAGATACAATATTGATTTATTTTTGTGAACTATTTAACGTTGATTTTGGAAAAAAAATGAGAGTTGATAAATATTTATGGTGTGTTCGTTATTACAAAACCAGAAACATGGTAACCGAAGCCTGTCGGAAAAATCAAATCACGGTAAACGGACAGGTTGCTAAGGCTTCCAGAGAAGTTTTCCCGATGGATAAAATCACTTTCAGGAAAGACCAAATTACTTATACTATTTCGGTATTAGATATCCCTGCTAATCGCGTTGGGGCTAAATTGGTAGACATTTACCGCAAGGATGAAACACCACCGGAGGTTTTTGCCCATTTAGAATTACTAAAATTATCCAAAGAACACTATCGCAAAACCGGAACCGGAAGACCTACCAAAAAAGACCGAAGAGATTTAGAAGATTTTGAGTTTGAGGTGGATGATGACTAGAACATAGAACAATTATTTTCAACTAAAAAAGCTTAACTTTTTTAAATAAAAAAACCCATCAATTACTTGATGGGTTTTTCATTATTAAGAGTTGTTAATTATCTTTTAACCACACGTACAGTTTGTACTGCATCATCTTGGGTTACAACCACGTTATAAACTCCTGATGGGTAGTTGGTACCAATTGGAGCTTTATCCAATTCGGTAACAGAAGTAGTTCTTTGCTCCACTAATCTACCAACCATATCGTAAACTTTTATAGCAATTACTGAAGTACTGCTAGTTTTAACGTCGATCATAAAGTTAGCTGCAAACGGGTTAGGGTAAGCAGTAGCTTTGAACGGCTCTACAATAGTAGTCGAAACTTGTCTTGCAGGAACCGGAGTAATGATAGTACAATCTTTACCAAAGTCAGTGTACACTCCGAACAATTCCATTGATACTCCTACAGTGTAAGTTGTACCAGGAGTTAATCCTGTGAACATACTTAAAGTAAAGTAAGGAAGTGAACTAGTTACTGTTTGTGTATAGTTTACATCACCAAACTCATCGTATCCGGTTAATCGGAAACGGTAAGCTGTTGCTCCAGGGAAAGGAATAACATTGATTAATTCAGTATCTGAAGTTACTTGGTAATCCTCACATTGAGAAGCAATCAAAGAAGACTCCGGTGCTTCCGGTGTGAATACTGAACAACGCTCTCCGTATTGTGACCAAGCTTCAAAGCCAGCCAATTTAACACGAACTTGAACATCTACTAAGTATTCAGTATTATACTGGATAGGTAAACCGATTACATCAGTCAACTTAAAGTTAGGCACTGTACGCTCTACCAAGTAAGTTACTGTTGGCGCACTGGCTAATGCTACTCTAAATCTGTATAAGTTAGTTGAACTTACACCATTAGCATTGATAGTAGAATTAACAAATACTAAAGTGGCTCCACATTGAGAAGTTACTACTTTAGTAGTTCTAACCTCTGTAGTGGTAAGCGAACAAGTAGAACCGTAGTATCCTTGAACATTACCATCTAATACAACCGCAACTCTAATAGAGAAAGTAGTACCATAAGAATAGTTGCTGGCATCTGTTAACTTAAAGTGATGTTGGCTACTGAATACAATAGATACTTCACCTGTAGACATATTAGTTACTTCAAATTGGTAACCAGTAGTCGTATAACCAGGGATGCTGATATTAGTACAGTTAATTTGGTTATTCAAACCATTATTGATACTTCCACAAACATTAGATTCAATGTTAACTACAACAGGAACAAATGAAATTTGGAAAGTCACAGGCGCTCCAACACATCCGTTAGCTACTGGTGTAATAGTTACTGTTGAAGGTGTAGCCGTTGGGATAAATGAAGGAATCTCAGTTACTCCGTTTACATCAGCTAATCCTGAAGCAGCACCACCACTAATGTTAAAGGTAACATTTGATGGAGTACCTACTAACGGAATAGCAGCAGTTGCGAAACCGGTATAGTATGTTTGGTTTGCAGGCGCAACAACAGTTGGTGTAGGATAAACTACTGCAGGAATTGTTGAGCTTGATTTACAACCGTTTCCATTAGTGATTTCTAATGTATAGTCTCCTGTAGCAGCCGGTGTAGCATTAGCAATAGTTGGGTTAGCCAAAGCAGAAGTAAATCCGTTTGGTCCTGACCAAGCATAACTGTAAGCTGCCGGTGTAAATGTTAAACTTTGTCCGTTCAAAATACTAGCCGTATTGAATGAGTACTGTAATGCAGAAGTACTACTGTAGTTCAATCCAATTGTAGCGGTTTGAGCGTTATCGTATCCAACTACCCCATAAATGATGTCCGGATATACTAAGTGTATTTGACTTGTTGTTAAGTCTAACTGAATTTGGAAAGTAACAGTACCTGTTCCTGTAGCACCGAAGTTGTCTTCTTGTGTCCATTGAACAATGAATTTGTTACCAACTGTTTGTGTTCTGATAGAACCTCCTGTACCAGGTGTTAAATCATCCCATAAAGCACAGATGGTAGCTGCAGTACCTGCTAGGTTAGCAGTACTTCCAGGTAAAGCAGTATTGGTAAATCCAATATTACCGGTGGTAACACCAAAAGTCATCGCACCATTATTACCCACTAAAGCAGTAGTGTAAGGAGTACCATTATAAATAAATGACGGAATGGTTATACCATGCTCACTATCATCAGAGATAGCACCTACAGAAGTACCTGTAGCACTGATATCGATAAAGGCTACATTACTGTTGCTGTTTAAAGTATATCCTTGTTGAACAGCTACTGAAGAAGCAAAATCTAAAGAGCTTCCTTCACAGATAGGCGTATTCACAGACAATAACGGAGCTGTTGGCAACGCGTTGATTCTCAAAGTATAAGTAACTGCAGGACCTGTACATCCATTCGCTACCGGTGTGATAGAGATTGTTGCAGTTCCGGCCGCAGTTGGTGTAAACGAAGGGATTTGAGTCACTCCGGTTTGGTTAGCCAAACCTAAAGCAGCACCACCACTGATGTTGAATGTTACTCCACTAGGCGTTCCTGTTAAAGGAGTAGCCGGTACAGTAGCATCAATACAGTAAGCTTGAGCAACCGGTGCTACAGCTGTAGGAGTAGGATAAATGGTTAATACAGCAGCTTCGCTAGTTACCGTTGAACAGTTAGTTACTGTAACAGTATAGCTTCCTGAATTCGCAGGAGTTGTACCTGTTAAAGTTAATGTAGCAGTAGTAGCAGAAGCATTACCTGTAATAGCCACATTATCTTTGTACCATTGGTAGCTTAAAGCAGTAGCACTAGACGCAGCCACACTTAAAGTAGCTGTGCTACCTTGACACAATTGTTGTGTAAGTGGTTGAGTAGTAATTACCGGTGGTGCAGCATCGACAGATACGGCAACAGAAGCAGAAGCTGTACAACCTGCATTTGAAGTAGCAGTTACATCATACGTAGTATTAACAGCAGGATTAGCAGTTGCTCCTGCAGTAGAAGCTGTAAATCCTGAAGGTGTTGATGACCAAGCATAAGTATAAGTTACAGGAGCTACCGGAGTAAATCTGTAAGTTTGACCACTTGCCGGTTTAGTTGCTAAACCGTTAGCAGAAGTTGTAGTACTGATAGCCGGAGAAGCTGTAAGGTCTTGTAATGAAATAAAGTTACTGGTAGCAGTTCCCATTAAACCAACAGAAGCACCACCTGACCCGCCAGGGTTACCTGCCGGTAATTCATTTCTGTAAACCAATTCAACAGCATTAGTACCTTCATATAATTTCACTTGGAAAGAGATGGCATTTTGACTAGAACTCCAGTTCCATTCCATATTTAACCACTCTACCGTTAATACTCTGTTAGGTGCAGAACCACTTACTTGGTAAGTAATTCCGGAAGCAGAACATTGTAAATCATCCCAAAGTGGAGCAATACCTGGTCTAACTCCTGAAGTAGTAGAGTTCAAAGCATTAGATGCTGTACTACTACCGGCTCCGAAAGAAAGTAAACCATTTGAATTCACTCTAAAGTTTGTATAGTTTGTTCCACCATAGTTAAATGTGAAGCCAATAGGCAATGCACCTGAAGCAGTATCATCTGCTGTTCCTGATATTGCAGTAGCAACAGTTCCTGCTAAAGGAGTAAATGACCCACTAACCGCATTAAATTGGTAAGGAATGGCATTGATTAAATAAGACACCCCACTTAAAGGAGTTGGTGTAGCATTTAAAGTCACAGGGTTACCCGGACAAACAGTAGCCGCAGAACTTGTAGCAGCTAAACTAAAGGCACCACCTACAGTTACAGTAGCTTGTGCTGTATTAGTACAACCATTAGAGTCAGTACCAGTTACAGTATAAGTAGTAGCTGCTGAAGGTGTAACTGCAATAGAAGTTCCTGTAGTTGTAGTGAAACCACTAGCAGTCCAAGAATAGCTACTGATATCGCTTCCGGCCGCAGTTAAAGTAACCGCAGGACCAGGAGTACAATAAGCCGCTGAACTAGGAGATACTGTGATAGTAGGATTAACTACAGAAATAGTAGCAACCGCTGATTCAGCATCTGGACACTTGTTAGCCCCAGAACCGGCACCGGTTACAAATGCTTTGTAGTAATAATTACCAACAGGCGTAGCTGCAGTAGTTGTTACTGATAAAGTATTAGAGCTAACTCCTGAATAAGAGGCGCCTGTTGGGAATCCTGCAGCAATAGTGTTCCAAGGACCACTTGCTGAAGTTGCATATTTCCACTCAACAGCCGCTACAGAACCTGTAGTTGAAATACCGAAAGAAGTGGCTGCAGCACTTGGTGCACTACATCTTACAACCGGAGCTGATGAGAAATTATTAGTTAAAGTTACCGGAGTATTCACTGTTAAGGTAGCAATTCCACTGTCTAAGAAGAAATCTAATTGACATTTGAATTGGTAACCATTGTGAGCAGTAGTAATTCCGGATACTGATAATGTTTTAGGACTAAAATCATTAACGCCAGCAAAGGTTAAACCAGAAGCGTCAGGACCGTCAAAAATATCATTGAAACTGGCACCACCGTCAGTACTCATTTGCCATTGTACATTGTAAGGCTCATCACCTGTAGTTACAATACTGAATGAAGTACTTGATTGACCACAAAGATTTACATCTGCAGGTTGTGTAGAGAAACCGGTGTTAGTTACGTTTAAGATAGCTTCAATAGGAGTTAAAGTAACACATGGCGCTAAACCTGTCACCAAACATCTGTATTGGTAAGTATCAAAAGCTAAAGTAATGTTTTGAAGACTTAACACTGCAGTATTCTCTCCGGAATAGTTAGGATCAGCAGCTAAAATATTTTGCCATCCGTCAACATTGTTATTTACTTGCCATTGGTAAGTAACCAAGCCTGTAGTTACTACTTCAAAAGTAGTTAACTGACCCGGAGAAACTGTTCTTGATGCTGTACCTGATACAATAGTTCCAGGCTCATTTACAGTCACAGTTACTTGCTGAGTACTAGAACATGCCGGTACTGTTGTATTACTGGTAGCCGTAACATTGTAAGTAGTAGTTTCAGTTGGACTAACCATAACAGAAGCACCTGATAAAGTAGCACCGCCACCTACCGGTGTCCAAGCATATGAATTACTTTCTAATGAAGAAGCCGATAATGTACCTGTAGTACCATTACAAATAGTAATTGGTGCTGCACTAAATACCGGTAATTGATTCACTGCAACAGTAGCGCTTCCTGAAACAGAACATGATCCAAGTGACGCTTCAACAGAAAACTGAGTTTGAGCAGTTGGTTTAGCATACAACGTAGTAAAATTACCTGTTGTGTAAACACTAG
Protein-coding sequences here:
- a CDS encoding RNA-binding S4 domain-containing protein translates to MRVDKYLWCVRYYKTRNMVTEACRKNQITVNGQVAKASREVFPMDKITFRKDQITYTISVLDIPANRVGAKLVDIYRKDETPPEVFAHLELLKLSKEHYRKTGTGRPTKKDRRDLEDFEFEVDDD
- a CDS encoding immunoglobulin domain-containing protein, whose product is MINNYTILNSRSTTGFGLWQSNEGNSPISLFGLRKMWFVILLFALNLISMQTITAQVSFSQNFDVNSTGWTGFSRFTGTTACGGTGGSMRFNLYSSSTFGNLVSPLVGVATGGNITIGYSYKAANWSANTVGTNPWGSFNVQYASSTAGPWTTIATVSQETQNGSCISKTHSFTPPAGNLYIRFSASWSSGDYYLNFDNVTLSESVPACTGTPDPANITGTSALCANTGTTLSLSTTYPFSGISRQWKSSLTPGGPYTDLGTAPTQATGNLSATTYYVCDIICSGGGTFTTPEFTVLVNQLPPVTVSSSASFYCNPGGTAVSLIAGGALTYTWSPAAGLSGTSGQIVSATPTSTTTYTVTGTDGNACQNTATATVTVFGVPQGVSATATPPTVCIGGTTTVNAFASIPSTVNNYAFAASSGAALDPMVGATQVIGTNVDDTASGSLTLPFTFNFNGVDYTTYTVSPDGWLKFGAAGSSDFSNQVTESTNLPKLYPHWDDLATGTDGNVKVLTIGSAPNRIFVVQWFVTSPRATTGPANSTFQAWMYEGSNKVEFRYGAFGGASGSASVGLTGSSAQYQSITLSSNTASTSAANDNNNIAPVAGTSYVFTPPTATFTWSPAGDVVNATSQSTATNPIAATKTFNVVASNNGCDAAPASVTVSVNPLVCAAATYTSPNCAGSDFTVTANISGGGAPYSYAWSDGAGGVYPDAATITANLPAGTYNFTCVVSDSCGASCSSNVTVVVNALPTVTVAPTSALYCNPGTPVALTASGAATYAWSPAAGLSATTGSVVNASPSSATTYTVVGTDANGCVAPSVSSAITVQPGPTAIALSSSAATVCNGTTVTLNATGGNISVTSPLSFGTNLSSNGSVTLSVPLEITGIPSGAVISSAQLVLDNVSAIGGSFLSEIRVGLSGAHILDPAESISTLTGGTLSTASIALPGFTATSGTVNLLLSESFNDGGDAIDATFGEVRLVISYSVPATLTWSSNPATPLYTDAAATSVYTTGNFTTLYAKPTAQTQFSVEASLGSCSVSGSATVAVNQLPVFSAAPITICNGTTGTLSASSLESNSYAWTPVGGGATLSGASVMVSPTETTTYNVTATSNTTVPACSSTQQVTVTVNEPGTIVSGTASRTVSPGQLTTFEVVTTGLVTYQWQVNNNVDGWQNILAADPNYSGENTAVLSLQNITLAFDTYQYRCLVTGLAPCVTLTPIEAILNVTNTGFSTQPADVNLCGQSSTSFSIVTTGDEPYNVQWQMSTDGGASFNDIFDGPDASGLTFAGVNDFSPKTLSVSGITTAHNGYQFKCQLDFFLDSGIATLTVNTPVTLTNNFSSAPVVRCSAPSAAATSFGISTTGSVAAVEWKYATSASGPWNTIAAGFPTGASYSGVSSNTLSVTTTAATPVGNYYYKAFVTGAGSGANKCPDAESAVATISVVNPTITVSPSSAAYCTPGPAVTLTAAGSDISSYSWTASGFTTTTGTSIAVTPSAATTYTVTGTDSNGCTNTAQATVTVGGAFSLAATSSAATVCPGNPVTLNATPTPLSGVSYLINAIPYQFNAVSGSFTPLAGTVATAISGTADDTASGALPIGFTFNYGGTNYTNFRVNSNGLLSFGAGSSTASNALNSTTSGVRPGIAPLWDDLQCSASGITYQVSGSAPNRVLTVEWLNMEWNWSSSQNAISFQVKLYEGTNAVELVYRNELPAGNPGGSGGASVGLMGTATSNFISLQDLTASPAISTTTSANGLATKPASGQTYRFTPVAPVTYTYAWSSTPSGFTASTAGATANPAVNTTYDVTATSNAGCTASASVAVSVDAAPPVITTQPLTQQLCQGSTATLSVAASSATALSYQWYKDNVAITGNASATTATLTLTGTTPANSGSYTVTVTNCSTVTSEAAVLTIYPTPTAVAPVAQAYCIDATVPATPLTGTPSGVTFNISGGAALGLANQTGVTQIPSFTPTAAGTATISITPVANGCTGPAVTYTLRINALPTAPLLSVNTPICEGSSLDFASSVAVQQGYTLNSNSNVAFIDISATGTSVGAISDDSEHGITIPSFIYNGTPYTTALVGNNGAMTFGVTTGNIGFTNTALPGSTANLAGTAATICALWDDLTPGTGGSIRTQTVGNKFIVQWTQEDNFGATGTGTVTFQIQLDLTTSQIHLVYPDIIYGVVGYDNAQTATIGLNYSSTSALQYSFNTASILNGQSLTFTPAAYSYAWSGPNGFTSALANPTIANATPAATGDYTLEITNGNGCKSSSTIPAVVYPTPTVVAPANQTYYTGFATAAIPLVGTPSNVTFNISGGAASGLADVNGVTEIPSFIPTATPSTVTITPVANGCVGAPVTFQISFVPVVVNIESNVCGSINNGLNNQINCTNISIPGYTTTGYQFEVTNMSTGEVSIVFSSQHHFKLTDASNYSYGTTFSIRVAVVLDGNVQGYYGSTCSLTTTEVRTTKVVTSQCGATLVFVNSTINANGVSSTNLYRFRVALASAPTVTYLVERTVPNFKLTDVIGLPIQYNTEYLVDVQVRVKLAGFEAWSQYGERCSVFTPEAPESSLIASQCEDYQVTSDTELINVIPFPGATAYRFRLTGYDEFGDVNYTQTVTSSLPYFTLSMFTGLTPGTTYTVGVSMELFGVYTDFGKDCTIITPVPARQVSTTIVEPFKATAYPNPFAANFMIDVKTSSTSVIAIKVYDMVGRLVEQRTTSVTELDKAPIGTNYPSGVYNVVVTQDDAVQTVRVVKR